The genomic window GCACTACCAACCGCAAGTAGATGCTTCCGGCGGTCAACTGGTTGCGGTGGAAGCCCTGGTCCGTTGGCAGCACCCTACCCGCGGCCTCTTGTATCCGGCCCAATTTATCGGTTTGGCCGAGGAGTCCGGACAGATTGCGGAAATGGGTGTTTGGACCTTGCGCGAGGCCTGCCGCCAACTCGCAGACTGGACCGCGCGTGGAATCATGGTCGGCAACATGGCGGTGAACGTGTCGGCGCTGGAGTTCCGCGATCACCGTTTGCTGGACAGTTTGCAAGCCGCTTTGGAAGCCAGCGGCGTGCCGCCGCAGCGCCTGGAGATCGAGATCACCGAAAGCGTCTTGATGGCGGAGACGGAAACCAGCCAACGCATCATTGAGCGTTTGCGGCAGATCGGTGTCGGCATTGCGATTGATGACTTCGGCACGGGTTACTCGTCGTTGGCTTACCTCAAGCGTTTGCGCCCCCACCAACTCAAAATTGACCGTTCATTCGTGAATGACACCGAAACCGACAGCGACTCGCGTGCCATCGTGAAGGGCGTCATAGGGCTTGCGAACGCCTTGGGGCTGAATGTAGTGGCCGAAGGGGTGGAAACCGCCGAGCAGCAGCAGTTCTTGATCGAGGCGGGCTGCCACACCTTACAGGGGTATTTCATTGCCAAGCCTTTGAGTGTGGACGCTTTGGAGGACTGGCTTCGCAAGCGCACAGCATAAATTTACACAGGGAGAAACAGGATGAATACATTAACCAAAACATCCGCAGACACATCGTTTGTTTTTACAGCACTCGTGCTGGCCGCACTCAGTGCGTCGCCATCGGCATTGCATGCGGCGGGTACGGTGAACAGTACGTTTGAAGCCCGACCCGTGGTGCAAGGGGTGCCCTTGCAGCTCAACGGTGCGGGTACTCGCTACCGTGCGATTTTCAAGGTCTATGACATGGCTTTGTACACCCCCGCCAAGGTGAACACGCCGGAGTCCTTGATTGCCATGCAGGGCCCCAAGCGCTTGAGTTTTGTTGCCTTGCGCGATTTGCCGGGGACTGATTTGGGCTTGGCCTTCATCAAAGGCTTGACCAATAACTCACCGGCAGAACTGGTTCAAAAACACACCGCTTCGAGCACCCGGTTGATTGAGATTTTCTCGGGCAAGGCGAAGCTGTCGGCGGGTGACACCTTTGCGATGGAGTTCGTACCGGGCAAAGGAACGACCTTTTATATTCAAGGACAAGCGCAGGGTGCACCGATCGGCGATGCCGAGTTCTTCAGCATGGTGCTCAGAATCTGGATCGGCCCGGTGCCAGCGGACTTCAAACTCAAGGACGCCCTGCTCGGCCTTTGAGCTGTAGCCAGAGCAAACCGGCTGCCGTGAGCAGCAGCGGGGGGATGGATCCGATGTTGAGCCAGGCCCACCCCTGCGTGATCACCAGTGCGCCGGACGTGAGCGAGCTCAGGGCCATGACTGCAAAAACGCAGAAGTTGATCGCGGCTTGCGCACGGTCTTTCTCTTCCGGCCGGTAGGCGCTGAGTGCCAAGGTGGTGCTGCCGGTGAACAGGAAGTTCCAACCCACACCCAGCAAAAACAGCGACACGACAAACTGCTGCAGCTCCAAGCCGCTCAGCGCAATTGCCACACACAGCAGGTTCAGGGCCAGTCCGACGGCCATCACTGGCAACGTGCCAAAACGCTTGATCAGGTGGCCGGTGAAGAAGCCGGGCGCAAACATGCCGATCACGTGCCACTCCAGCACCAGCGCGGCATCGTCAAAGCTGAGGCCGCATTGCTGCATCGCCAGTGGGGTTGCCGCCATTAGCAGGTTCATCACGCCATAGCCCATGGATGCGCTCAGGCAGGCCACCAGAAATGCCGGTTGCCGTGCAATCTCTGCCAGGGAGCGACCGGTGTGCACCTGGCTCGTGGGAGGCTGGTGGGGTGGAAACTGCACCCAGGCCATGAGCACCATCGCCAGCAATGCGACGCCAGCCAACACGATATAGGCCCCGGTAAATGGCACCTCCATCAGAGTGCGGGTTTGGGCGGCAAGGTTAGGTCCGGCAATGGCGCCCAGGAGACCGCCCGCCAGCACCAGCGAGACCGCCTTTTCACGAAAGGCCGGCAGTGCCAACTCGGCAGCTGCAAACCGGTACAACTGCCCGTTCGCGCTGTAATAGCCGGCCACCACTGTCGCCGCGACCAGGCCCCAAAACTGGTGGTGTGCCACGCACCAGGCGCCCGCCAGCGCCGATACCACGGCGACTGCCAAGCCAATCTGGAACGAGGTCCGGCGCCCGAAGCGCGCTTGTGTAGCAGCCACCAGCGGGGTGGCCAAAGCGCCGCCCACGACGTAGCCCATGACGGGTAGCGTCGCCATCCAGCCATAGGGGGCCAAGCTCAAGCCCACCAGCCCATTGATAGCAATGAAGGTGACGTTGTTGGTGAGAAACAGCCCCTGGCATAGAGCGAGCAGCCAAAGGCTCCGGTTCATGCTTGGGTCAGCAAAGTGAGTGCTGCAAGCGCTGCGGTTTCGGCCCGCAGCACGCGCGGCCCCAGAGACGCGGGTGCAAAGCCGGCCACGATGGCTAACTCCTCTTCTGCTTGGCTCAGGCCGCCCTCAGGGCCTGAAAGAAACCAGGCGGGCCCGGCTTGTACCGGCAAGCGCGCAACCGGCGTGCTGCCAGCGCGCAAGGACAGTAGCAAACGCTGGTGGTCGGCTTGCCCGGCGGCCGGTGTTTTCAGCCACTGGCTCAGGCTTTGCATCGGGTGGATGACGGGCACCAGGTTGCCGCCACATTGCTCGCACGCCGAGATGGCCACGCTTTGCCAATGGGCGATTTTCTTATCAGCACGCTCGCCGCTGAGTTTGAGCACACTGCGTTCGGTCATCAGTGGCTGAACGCTGGCAACTCCGAGCTCGGTGGCTTTTTCAATCAGCCAGTCCATGCGGTCGTTAGCCGGCATGCCGACGGCGAGGTGGATCTGTCGTGCGGGTTCACGGGCCATGCTGCGGGCTGCGCCCACACGCACTTGAACATCGCTGCGGCCCATGCGGGTGACGGTGGCATCGTATTCGTCCTGGCTGCGCCCATCGAACAGGGTGATGGCATCCCCCGGTTGCAGCCGCAGCACCTGGACGTGCCGGGCGGCCCCCGCAGGCAAGTCGAGTTCCGTGTCGCTCACCAGAGGGGCAGCGCAGTAAAAGCGTGGCATATATTGCTATGAATTCAGTAGCGCTAGGCGCAAGTAATAAGAGCGCTAGCGTTGTTTTTGACTATGAACGGCCGAACGCGAAGACATTCGGCACTTCAATGCCATCCACCTTTTCCACCAAGCGCAACAATGGCTTGAGCTGGATATAGCGGCTGCAGGTGCTGCGGATGTAGTCAATAAAGCGGGGCGTGTC from Rhodoferax potami includes these protein-coding regions:
- a CDS encoding chalcone isomerase family protein, with the translated sequence MNTLTKTSADTSFVFTALVLAALSASPSALHAAGTVNSTFEARPVVQGVPLQLNGAGTRYRAIFKVYDMALYTPAKVNTPESLIAMQGPKRLSFVALRDLPGTDLGLAFIKGLTNNSPAELVQKHTASSTRLIEIFSGKAKLSAGDTFAMEFVPGKGTTFYIQGQAQGAPIGDAEFFSMVLRIWIGPVPADFKLKDALLGL
- a CDS encoding MFS transporter, with protein sequence MNRSLWLLALCQGLFLTNNVTFIAINGLVGLSLAPYGWMATLPVMGYVVGGALATPLVAATQARFGRRTSFQIGLAVAVVSALAGAWCVAHHQFWGLVAATVVAGYYSANGQLYRFAAAELALPAFREKAVSLVLAGGLLGAIAGPNLAAQTRTLMEVPFTGAYIVLAGVALLAMVLMAWVQFPPHQPPTSQVHTGRSLAEIARQPAFLVACLSASMGYGVMNLLMAATPLAMQQCGLSFDDAALVLEWHVIGMFAPGFFTGHLIKRFGTLPVMAVGLALNLLCVAIALSGLELQQFVVSLFLLGVGWNFLFTGSTTLALSAYRPEEKDRAQAAINFCVFAVMALSSLTSGALVITQGWAWLNIGSIPPLLLTAAGLLWLQLKGRAGRP
- a CDS encoding 16S rRNA (uracil(1498)-N(3))-methyltransferase, coding for MPRFYCAAPLVSDTELDLPAGAARHVQVLRLQPGDAITLFDGRSQDEYDATVTRMGRSDVQVRVGAARSMAREPARQIHLAVGMPANDRMDWLIEKATELGVASVQPLMTERSVLKLSGERADKKIAHWQSVAISACEQCGGNLVPVIHPMQSLSQWLKTPAAGQADHQRLLLSLRAGSTPVARLPVQAGPAWFLSGPEGGLSQAEEELAIVAGFAPASLGPRVLRAETAALAALTLLTQA